Proteins encoded by one window of Acinonyx jubatus isolate Ajub_Pintada_27869175 chromosome X, VMU_Ajub_asm_v1.0, whole genome shotgun sequence:
- the RTL4 gene encoding retrotransposon Gag-like protein 4 → MEKYTETPPSLQVEHSSLQEENLFLQPQIQHLTEENPELRGQIMPALATPLMSVPCSLEHLSQFHGDPDNLLTTVKIPNPADDVQVKFFLNYLAQQMESCGVISGPNQSTLLKQYEKFVFEFQQSFGEPTKQETDPMNKEDNSSQQNASTFNLLAQNLSCNETNQSDHFQEGLADSIQDEVSDTDMMDNLPDLITQCIQLDKKRSDRPELLQSETQLPVLASLIQHQPFSSPTDVSAKEEPIQLRGSQPPLTPAKRARQQEAQLCLYCSQAGHFTRDCLAKRSRAPARINNPTRQ, encoded by the coding sequence ATGGAGAAGTACACAGAAACACCACCTAGCTTGCAGGTAGAGCATTCCTCTCTTCAGGAAGAAAATCTGTTTCTGCAGCCGCAAATACAGCATCTGACAGAAGAGAACCCTGAACTGAGGGGCCAAATCATGCCTGCCCTGGCCACCCCGTTGATGTCTGTACCCTGCTCACTTGAGCATCTCTCTCAGTTTCATGGTGACCCTGACAATCTCTTGACGACTGTCAAGATCCCCAATCCTGCAGATGATGTCCAAGTCAAGTTCTTTTTAAACTACCTAGCTCAGCAGATGGAAAGTTGTGGAGTCATATCTGGGCCTAACCAGAGCACTTTGCTGAAACAATatgaaaagtttgtttttgagttCCAGCAATCATTTGGTGAGCCtacaaaacaggaaacagacCCCATGAACAAAGAGGACAACTCCTCTCAGCAGAATGCTTCTACTTTCAATCTCCTTGCTCAAAATCTGAGCTGTAATGAAACCAATCAGAGTGACCACTTCCAAGAGGGACTAGCTGACTCCATCCAGGATGAAGTGAGTGACACAGATATGATGGACAACCTTCCAGACCTGATCACTCAGTGTATTCAGTTGGACAAGAAACGTAGTGACAGGCCAGAGCTCCTACAGTCAGAGACGCAGCTCCCAGTGTTGGCTTCCCTGATCCAACACCAACCCTTTTCCAGCCCCACAGATGTATCAGCCAAGGAGGAGCCTATACAGTTGCGTGGAAGCCAGCCACCTCTCACCCCAGCCAAACGAGCCCGCCAGCAAGAAGCTCAGCTGTGCCTCTACTGCAGCCAGGCTGGTCACTTCACAAGAGATTGCCTTGCCAAACGTTCTCGGGCCCCAGCAAGGATAAATAACCCAACTCGCCAGTAA